AGCACCAATTTTATAACCTCCAGGCGGTTGCATTGTACTGAATGCGCTTAGCATTCCAACAACAATTACCGCAGCAATAATTTTAAATGTTTTCATAATTTTATTTGTATTTTTTGTGTGTTATTATTATTTAAAATGTTCGATTTCTTTTTTCAATTCCTCATAGGTAAACGTTTTTTCAAGAAAAACCCTTTGCTCTTTTTTATAAAAAATGGTTGCAGGGATAGCGCCCGACCAGGTACTGTCTATTTTTTCGATCCAGGTATTGGCATCTTTGTCATCCAATAGCACAACTTCAGATTCTATCGCATGCTTTTGAATAAATGGAATGAGCTTGCTTTCGATTGTTTTCGGCATGTCAAGGCTTACCAGTACTACTTTGACAGGTTGGTTCTTATAAGCTGTAGCCAGTTTTTCAAAATTAGGAAGTTCTTCAATACAGGGCTGACACCAGGTTGCCCAAAAGTTAACGATATATAAGGTATCGTTTTTTTGTTCCAGAAAAGGACGTAACCCTTCATAATCGTAGGATTTTATCGTAATCCCATCCTTAGTATATCGCGCTTTTACGATAGATTCTGCTTTTGGGGCTGCAGGTTTTTGTTTACAGGATACTATGCTAAATAATAAGAAAAGTGAAATGCTTTTTAGAATCGTTTTCATCGGTATAAGAATGCTTTAGTATCAGGGAGCTAAAATTACCGAAACTCTTTTGTTTATTATTCCTGATTTTAATTTTAACATAATTTTAATACAACTGTTGTATATACAAATTAAATATAACTCTACATTTGTACCTACAAATTTTGTAATTACAAATGAAGATCGAAGCAGTAATAAAAACAGAAAAAGCATTGACCCTGTCCAAACAGGTTCTTTTGAATATTCTACATACTCAGAACGTACTACAAGAGAAGTTTAATGAAGTTTTAAAACCTTATGAAATCTCCGGAGAGCAGTTCAATGTGCTACGGATATTACGGGGGCAAAATGGAAATCCAGCCAATATGTGTGTGATCCAGGAACGGATGATTGCCAAAACAAGCAACACTACACGACTGGTAGACAAATTATTATTAAAAAAACTTGTGACACGGGAAATCTGTAAAAACAACAGGCGTAAAGTAGAAATAAAAATTACAGATAAAGGATTAGGGCTACTCAATGACCTCGATCCAAAAATTGTGTGCCATGAGCAACGCTTCTCCGATAACCTTGCTGAAAATGAACTCCTTCAGCTGATAGAACTGCTGGAGAAATTTAGAAATGAATAATTTAAACACCACTATGAGCGATTTATTAAATAGCCTTAAATGGCGCTACGCAACAAAGAAATATGATGCGACACGTAAAGTTTCAGAAGCCGATTTGGCTACTATTAAGGAAGCAATACGACTCAGTGTTTCTTCAATGGGACTTCAACCCTACAAAATCATGGTAATTGAAAACCCGGAAATCCGTGAAAAACTGAAAGCAGCAGCTTACAACCAGACTCCTATTACAGAAGCTTCACAACTTTTTGTATTTGCCAATGAAGTAAATGTCGGAGAAAAACAAATTGAAGGCTACCTTACTAACATTGCGCAGGAAAGACAAATCCCAAAAGAAAGCCTTCAGGGCTTTAGCGATATGCTTTATGGCGCTATCAATGGTTTTTCTGAAGAAGGAAGAAATACCTGGACCGCAAAACAAACTTATATTGCTCTTTCTACATTAATTGCAGCAACAGCAACCTTACAGATTGACGCTACTCCTATGGAAGGTTTTAATGCCGCACAATTCAATGAAATCCTTGGCCTGGATCAATTGGGCCTAAATGCTGCTGTTATCGCGACTATTGGATACCGACATGAAGAAGATGCTACCCAGCATTTCAAAAAAGTACGAAAATCTCATGATGATTTGTTCATCACTTTATAATCAAAAACCCTTAATTAATCTTTAATTCCTTTTCAAAATGAAAAATTTAAAAACAGTTGCAATCGCATTATTAGTAGCATTCGGCACACTTAACGCCTCAGCTCAGGAGAAAAAAGTCGATGTTGCTAAAAGCAAAATCAACTGGGTAGGTAAAAAAGTTACCGGTAAACACGAAGGTACCATCAACCTTAAAGATGGTGTTTTAATCTTTAAAGACGGAAAATTATCTGGTGGTAACTTTACTGCAGATATGACTTCTATTACAGTAACTGA
The Flavobacterium kingsejongi genome window above contains:
- a CDS encoding TlpA disulfide reductase family protein, yielding MKTILKSISLFLLFSIVSCKQKPAAPKAESIVKARYTKDGITIKSYDYEGLRPFLEQKNDTLYIVNFWATWCQPCIEELPNFEKLATAYKNQPVKVVLVSLDMPKTIESKLIPFIQKHAIESEVVLLDDKDANTWIEKIDSTWSGAIPATIFYKKEQRVFLEKTFTYEELKKEIEHFK
- a CDS encoding MarR family winged helix-turn-helix transcriptional regulator, which encodes MKIEAVIKTEKALTLSKQVLLNILHTQNVLQEKFNEVLKPYEISGEQFNVLRILRGQNGNPANMCVIQERMIAKTSNTTRLVDKLLLKKLVTREICKNNRRKVEIKITDKGLGLLNDLDPKIVCHEQRFSDNLAENELLQLIELLEKFRNE
- a CDS encoding NAD(P)H-dependent oxidoreductase; protein product: MSDLLNSLKWRYATKKYDATRKVSEADLATIKEAIRLSVSSMGLQPYKIMVIENPEIREKLKAAAYNQTPITEASQLFVFANEVNVGEKQIEGYLTNIAQERQIPKESLQGFSDMLYGAINGFSEEGRNTWTAKQTYIALSTLIAATATLQIDATPMEGFNAAQFNEILGLDQLGLNAAVIATIGYRHEEDATQHFKKVRKSHDDLFITL